In Porites lutea chromosome 1, jaPorLute2.1, whole genome shotgun sequence, a single genomic region encodes these proteins:
- the LOC140936627 gene encoding galactosylceramide sulfotransferase-like, translated as MKFVRFLLLCFLAVCLLCFTAILLLPRVNEKNIIRLPSKAISEYADFFAAKFSHAYGNEEANIKAVGSSRKQSVPAGLLAPQNGELNLRNVSNVDREFEELLRGVNNQDEENSKESLEGKNQEASTETGILKYDELSCKPYNHIAFLKTHKTGSSTLTNILNRYADLRELIIALPMRHLYRFGWPSYFHWSSVDLWRLNGKPASVLCNHARYRRPLMDVVLHSDTKFITILRDPVYQFESTFHYMELYRFLRLTNYSNPLEVFLTNPHGYLRNLARTETPFPESMHLVRNGMFFDLGLAPLAQDNDEEIRNAIKKIEREFTLVLMMEYFDESLVLLKREFCWDLDDVIYIKQNERKVGTDTSKKVLSPQLKEKIRAWNKADVLLYDHFNKTFWEKIKQHGRGFYKDLEDLRRKNREMYHDCVSPEEVTETAFRLTGKIRGFKLNEGVSRFNKYLCQKLLRNEIDYINYFREKLHPYSEYQKQLRAAGRAPPLEQAASNIITNRIKAMRLRLLNSTGIMGVQSQPRPQRVQDISQRVQGAAQNVRVVPKRAQVAAQNERLQNAAQNVRVVP; from the exons ATGAAGTTCGTGCGCTTTTTGCTGTTGTGTTTCCTCGCCGTATGTTTATTGTGTTTCACAGCGATTTTGCTGCTTCCCAGAGTTAACGAAAAGAACATTATACGTTTGCCGAGCAAGGCGATTTCGGAGTACGCTGATTTCTTCGCTGCCAAGTTCAGTCACGCGTACGG caaCGAAGAAGCAAATATCAAGGCAGTTGGTTCGTCAAGAAAACAGTCCGTTCCTGCTGGTCTCCTAGCGCCACAGAACGGAGAGCTGAATTTAAGAAATGTCAGCAACGTTGATCGCGAGTTTGAAGAATTATTGCGGGGAGTAAATAATCAGGATGAGGAAAACAGCAAAGAGTCGTTAGAAGGCAAGAACCAAGAAGCATCGACAGAAACAGGAATTCTTAAATATGACGAATTAAG ctGCAAGCCTTATAACCACATCGCGTTTCTCAAAACACACAAAACCGGAAGTAGTACACTTACCAACATTCTGAACCGTTATGCGGATCTCCGAGAGCTCATAATCGCACTTCCGATGAGGCATCTTTACCGTTTCGGCTGGCCGAGCTATTTCCACTGGAGTAGCGTGGACTTGTGGCGTCTTAATGGCAAACCTGCTAGTGTCCTGTGCAACCATGCACGTTACAGGAGACCGCTAATGGACGTAGTCTTGCACAGTGACACCAAGTTTATCACAATACTCCGTGATCCAGTATATCAATTTGAGTCAACGTTTCACTACATGGAATTGTATCGGTTTCTTAGACTGACCAATTACTCGAACCCTTTGGAGGTTTTTCTGACAAATCCCCATGGTTACCTCAGAAACTTAGCAAGAACTGAAACGCCGTTCCCTGAATCAATGCATCTTGTGCGAAACGGAATGTTCTTTGATTTGGGCCTGGCTCCTTTAGCACAGGACAACGATGAGGAAATTCGTAACGCCATAAAGAAAATCGAACGTGAATTTACTTTGGTTCTTATGATGGAGTATTTCGACGAAAGCCTTGTTCTTCTCAAGCGAGAATTTTGCTGGGATTTAGACGATGTTATTTacattaaacaaaatgaacggAAAGTCGGTACAGATACTTCCAAAAAGGTTCTTTCTCCGCAGCTAAAAGAAAAGATACGCGCATGGAATAAAGCGGACGTGCTGCTCTACGATCACTTTAACAAAACTTTCtgggagaaaattaaacaacatgGACGTGGTTTCTACAAAGACCTCGAGGATTTAAGGCGAAAGAATCGTGAAATGTACCATGACTGTGTTTCACCAGAAGAAGTAACGGAAACTGCGTTTCGATTAACCGGAAAAATTCGAGGGTTTAAGCTTAACGAGGGAGTCTCTCGCTTTAACaagtatttatgccaaaaacTGCTTAGAAATGAGATAgattatattaattattttagagaaaaactTCACCCGTACTCGGAGTATCAGAAGCAACTGAGAGCTGCGGGAAGGGCCCCACCTCTAGAACAAGCTGCAAGCAATATCATTACTAACAGGATTAAAGCAATGCGGCTCCGACTTTTAAATTCAACAGGAATCATGGGTGTCCAATCGCAGCCTAGACCTCAAAGAGTACAAGACATTTCTCAAAGAGTACAGGGCGCCGCCCAAAACGTGCGGGTTGTCCCGAAAAGAGCGCAGGTCGCCGCCCAAAACGAACGATTGCAGAACGCCGCTCAAAATGTACGGGTCGTTCCTTAA